A single window of Vigna unguiculata cultivar IT97K-499-35 chromosome 1, ASM411807v1, whole genome shotgun sequence DNA harbors:
- the LOC114194793 gene encoding 60S ribosomal protein L24, producing the protein MVLKTELCRFSGAKIYPGKGIRFVRGDSQVFLFANSKCKRYFHNRLKPSKLTWTAMYRKQHKKDIAQEAVKKRRRAAKKPYSRSIVGATLEVIQKKRTEKPEVRDAAREAALREIKERIKKTKDEKKAKKAEVAAKSQKAGGKGNVSKGAMPKGPKLGGGGGKR; encoded by the exons AACTGAACTGTGCAGATTCAGTGGTGCCAAGATTTACCCAGGAAAAGGCATTAGATTTGTTCGTGGTGATTCTCAG GTTTTCCTCTTTGCCAATTCCAAATGCAAGAGGTATTTCCACAACCGCTTGAAGCCATCAAAGCTTACCTGGACTGCAATGTACAGGAAGCAACACAAGAAg GACATTGCTCAAGAAGCTGTGAAGAAGAGGAGACGCGCTGCCAAGAAGCCTTACTCTAGGTCCATTGTTGGTGCCACTTTGGAAGTTATCCAGAAGAAGAGAACTGAAAAGCCAGAAGTTAGAGACGCAGCTAGGGAAGCTGCCCTTCG TGAAATTAAGGAGAGGATCAAAAAGACAAAGGATGAGAAGAAGGCTAAGAAAGCCGAAGTTGCAGCTAAGTCACAAAAAGCAGGAGGTAAAGGCAATGTTTCCAAGGGTGCCATGCCTAAAGGTCCCAAACTCGGTGGTGGAGGCGGAAAGCGCTGA